Proteins encoded by one window of Chromobacterium violaceum ATCC 12472:
- a CDS encoding L-threonylcarbamoyladenylate synthase: MKSLSPTPEGLDQAAALLRAGELVAVPTETVYGLAADATQPDAVAAIFRAKNRPADHPLIVHLPGLEQLNEWASRVPDCAWPVIERFWPGPLTLVLPASEKVPAIVNAGQDTVALRWSSHPLLQALLDRLQRPVAAPSANPFCRISPTTAEHVRANMEGRIAAVVDGGPCAVGIESTILDLSGARPAILRPGAVTAAMLAPYLDLAETAAPDAPRVPGNLASHYAPHQPCYRLEAAEAEERADDAGWRQAAVLAIDAPAARCGWLKRMPPTPEGYAQALYAALHQADASGCPSVWIVLPPDEPAWRAVRDRLQRAARSLDS; encoded by the coding sequence ATGAAGTCGCTTAGCCCCACCCCCGAAGGACTGGACCAGGCCGCCGCGCTGCTGCGCGCCGGCGAGCTGGTCGCCGTGCCCACCGAAACCGTTTACGGACTAGCGGCCGACGCCACCCAGCCCGACGCCGTGGCCGCCATTTTCCGCGCCAAGAACCGGCCGGCCGATCACCCGCTGATCGTGCACTTGCCGGGCCTCGAGCAGCTGAACGAGTGGGCGTCGCGGGTCCCGGACTGTGCCTGGCCGGTGATAGAACGCTTCTGGCCCGGTCCGCTGACCCTGGTGCTGCCGGCAAGCGAAAAGGTGCCGGCCATCGTCAACGCCGGACAAGACACGGTGGCGCTGCGCTGGTCCAGCCATCCGCTGCTGCAAGCGTTGTTGGACCGGCTGCAGCGGCCGGTGGCGGCGCCATCGGCCAACCCGTTCTGCCGCATCAGCCCCACCACCGCCGAGCATGTGCGCGCCAATATGGAAGGCCGCATCGCCGCCGTGGTGGACGGCGGGCCGTGCGCGGTGGGCATAGAGTCCACCATTCTCGATCTCAGCGGCGCGCGGCCGGCCATCCTGCGTCCCGGCGCCGTCACCGCCGCCATGCTGGCGCCTTACCTCGACCTGGCGGAAACCGCCGCGCCCGACGCGCCGCGCGTGCCGGGCAATCTGGCTTCGCATTACGCGCCGCACCAGCCCTGCTACCGGCTGGAGGCCGCCGAAGCGGAGGAGAGGGCCGACGACGCCGGCTGGCGGCAGGCCGCGGTGCTGGCCATCGACGCGCCCGCCGCGCGCTGCGGCTGGCTCAAACGCATGCCGCCGACCCCCGAGGGCTATGCCCAGGCGCTGTACGCCGCGCTGCACCAGGCCGACGCCAGTGGCTGCCCATCGGTCTGGATCGTGCTGCCGCCCGACGAGCCGGCCTGGCGCGCCGTGCGCGACCGGCTGCAACGCGCCGCGCGCTCGCTAGACAGCTAG
- a CDS encoding DUF6671 family protein: MGWAAKAASAATRGWAAAAGPPNYCCAGTPSANTRWKRPETNFRHWTLSDLAALPDILRLSGFPAHGLIVGRPGETAFHKALTGEAALRAHLARHLADGPLHLECDMRAHRNPTRMAMIARCAAALAERLASACPDCGAPGFGEIAPLPGAP; this comes from the coding sequence ATGGGCTGGGCAGCGAAGGCAGCTTCGGCGGCGACCCGTGGCTGGGCCGCTGCGGCTGGGCCACCGAACTATTGCTGTGCTGGGACGCCCAGCGCCAATACGCGGTGGAAGCGGCCGGAAACCAATTTCCGCCACTGGACGCTGAGCGATCTGGCGGCCTTGCCGGACATCCTGCGCCTGTCAGGCTTTCCGGCGCACGGCCTGATCGTCGGGCGGCCCGGCGAGACGGCCTTCCACAAGGCGCTGACCGGCGAAGCCGCGCTGCGCGCGCATCTGGCGCGGCATCTGGCAGACGGCCCGCTGCATCTGGAGTGCGATATGCGCGCCCACCGCAATCCCACGCGCATGGCGATGATAGCGCGCTGCGCCGCCGCGCTGGCGGAACGGCTGGCCAGCGCCTGCCCGGATTGCGGCGCGCCCGGTTTCGGCGAGATCGCGCCGCTCCCCGGCGCGCCGTGA
- a CDS encoding YbcC family protein has translation MIDSKAIDQALAAIAPAWPLDSLVASSPYWGLREQSFSQAADTLRLVADSPLHLPRGEYLAAWRRGEISAAALETALSETGWTGGAQAWLDAEPRDVDPVPPPRLLAACHREAAGPLSAQSWTDVVIQQISQYCAAWFDRDQANWHLDHERGFYAAWLEQMRHPYGLSALPERREQLRLRAERLPGDAEAMLAAGLAQLQAEPEWLKPWLQALLMRNNGWAAWCAYLGWQAGLKGETDGHLRQLLAIQMAWECLLDDGARGPDSAWAAWHRDWGLRLHGRADPRTLIWQRAHELSLHAPLAQALCRESAAEDGTRPAMQAVFCIDVRSEPLRRALEQTVPASRTYGFAGFFGLPLAYRVPGSDVAQPRLPVLLAPGWEASAAPASKPSAARRGWRAFQRSPLSGFALVESAGLAKLAALAGRSKARGRQAALPQLDPWLTPDSAKPVPRDGLGLERRAEIVSGLLPAMGLAGALAPWVLLVGHASHVSNNPQAAALQCGACGGHGGHQHVRLLAGWLNDPALRERLAALGRAIPADTVFLPALHLTHSDEILLLDADTLSADARARLPGLQAQLRAASALARRRRAPLVGLAPEADDAILLNKMRQKGDDWAETRPEWGLAGNALFIAAPRAKTRKLDLGGRAFLHEYDWRADPDGKGLQAILAAPMVVAHWINMQYFASTADPRRFGSGNKLLHNVVGGRIGVFEGNSGDLRIGLAWQSVHDGQRLRHAPLRLAACIDAPPDRLAEALAAQPVPRQLAENGWLHLYCVHGDTPLRWHADGGWRHD, from the coding sequence GTGATTGACAGCAAGGCCATAGACCAAGCGCTGGCCGCCATCGCGCCGGCCTGGCCGCTGGACAGCCTGGTGGCCAGCTCGCCCTACTGGGGTCTGCGCGAACAGTCTTTCAGCCAGGCCGCCGACACGCTGCGCCTAGTGGCGGATAGCCCGCTGCACCTGCCGCGCGGCGAATATCTGGCTGCCTGGCGGCGCGGCGAAATCAGCGCCGCGGCGCTGGAGACCGCGCTGTCGGAAACGGGCTGGACCGGCGGCGCGCAGGCCTGGCTGGACGCCGAACCGCGCGATGTCGATCCTGTCCCGCCGCCGCGGCTGCTGGCAGCCTGCCATCGCGAAGCGGCGGGCCCGCTCAGCGCGCAAAGCTGGACCGATGTCGTCATCCAGCAGATCAGCCAGTATTGCGCGGCCTGGTTCGACCGCGACCAGGCCAACTGGCACCTGGACCATGAGCGCGGCTTTTACGCCGCCTGGCTGGAGCAGATGCGCCATCCTTACGGCCTGAGCGCCTTGCCGGAGCGGCGCGAACAGCTGCGCCTGCGCGCCGAGCGGCTGCCCGGCGACGCGGAGGCCATGCTGGCCGCGGGGCTGGCGCAGCTGCAAGCGGAGCCGGAATGGCTGAAGCCCTGGCTGCAGGCGCTGCTGATGCGCAATAACGGCTGGGCGGCCTGGTGCGCCTACCTTGGCTGGCAGGCCGGGCTGAAAGGCGAAACCGACGGCCACCTGCGCCAGCTGCTGGCCATCCAGATGGCTTGGGAATGCCTGCTGGACGACGGCGCGCGCGGGCCGGACAGCGCCTGGGCGGCCTGGCACCGCGATTGGGGGCTGCGCCTGCATGGCCGCGCCGACCCGCGCACGCTGATCTGGCAGCGCGCGCATGAACTGTCCTTGCATGCGCCACTGGCCCAGGCGCTGTGCCGCGAATCCGCCGCCGAAGACGGCACCCGTCCGGCGATGCAAGCGGTGTTCTGCATAGATGTGCGTTCCGAACCGCTGCGCCGCGCGCTGGAGCAAACCGTTCCCGCCAGCCGCACCTACGGCTTCGCCGGCTTTTTCGGTCTGCCGCTGGCCTACCGCGTGCCGGGCAGCGATGTCGCCCAGCCGCGACTGCCGGTACTGCTGGCGCCGGGCTGGGAAGCGAGCGCGGCGCCCGCTTCCAAGCCATCTGCCGCGCGGCGCGGTTGGCGGGCCTTCCAGCGCTCGCCGCTGTCTGGGTTCGCCCTGGTGGAAAGCGCCGGCCTCGCCAAGCTGGCGGCGCTGGCCGGGCGCAGCAAGGCGCGCGGCCGTCAAGCCGCGCTGCCGCAGCTCGACCCCTGGCTGACGCCGGATAGCGCCAAGCCTGTGCCCCGGGACGGCCTGGGCCTGGAGAGGCGCGCGGAAATCGTCTCCGGCCTGCTGCCAGCCATGGGCCTGGCCGGCGCGCTCGCCCCCTGGGTGCTGCTGGTCGGCCATGCCAGCCACGTCAGCAACAATCCGCAGGCGGCGGCGCTGCAATGCGGCGCCTGCGGCGGGCATGGCGGCCACCAGCATGTGCGCTTGCTGGCCGGCTGGCTCAATGATCCGGCGCTGCGCGAGCGGCTGGCGGCGCTGGGCCGGGCCATTCCCGCCGACACGGTATTCCTGCCCGCGCTGCACTTGACCCATAGCGACGAAATCCTGTTGCTGGACGCGGACACCCTGAGCGCGGACGCGCGCGCCCGTCTGCCGGGCCTGCAGGCGCAATTGCGGGCGGCGTCGGCGCTGGCGCGGCGGCGACGCGCGCCGCTGGTAGGCCTCGCGCCGGAGGCGGACGACGCCATTCTGCTGAACAAAATGCGGCAGAAGGGAGACGACTGGGCGGAGACCCGGCCCGAATGGGGGCTGGCCGGCAATGCGCTGTTCATCGCCGCGCCGCGCGCCAAGACGCGCAAGCTGGACCTGGGCGGCCGCGCCTTCCTGCATGAATACGACTGGCGCGCCGACCCGGACGGCAAAGGGCTGCAGGCCATCCTCGCCGCGCCCATGGTGGTGGCGCACTGGATCAATATGCAGTACTTCGCCTCCACGGCGGACCCGCGCCGCTTCGGCAGCGGCAACAAGCTGCTGCACAATGTGGTGGGCGGCCGCATCGGCGTGTTCGAAGGCAATAGCGGCGACTTGCGCATCGGCCTGGCCTGGCAGTCGGTGCACGACGGCCAGCGCCTGCGCCACGCTCCGCTGCGGCTGGCCGCCTGCATAGACGCGCCGCCGGACAGGCTGGCGGAGGCGCTGGCGGCGCAGCCCGTCCCGCGCCAGCTGGCGGAAAACGGCTGGCTGCACCTGTATTGCGTGCACGGCGACACGCCGCTGCGCTGGCATGCCGATGGCGGGTGGCGACATGACTGA
- a CDS encoding NADH-quinone oxidoreductase subunit L codes for MPQTLLAALPYAIALAWLLPALWPGRALPRHWQAAEIAALAGGLLLLPLIFLPTPAPWFAAAWLMQALIQLLGWMVLRYSRRYMQGEPGQARFLRAIGCLLAAVTLVVQASHLLLMALAWIACSLALQTLLTFYPGRPAARLAARREWRASRLAECLLLGALLLWALAGGSLSLLPGSPQALADGAQGYAAAAGLLLAAAVAIKTAQLPFHGWLTQVMEAPTPISALLHAGVVNLGGMVLIKAAPLLQAAPPANLLLMLWGGASALLCCVVMLTRISIKLRLAWSTCAQMGFMLLEIGMGWYALALLHLLAHSFYKAHAFLLAGETARDSAARRMLGQESADGVLPHLARGLIAAALLAASQWLWQRWIPAAALPPLFWLAMGLGMGALLRGGAGWLAALALSQSYLLLHALAARILPLHGPTPPEWAQALLAALFLLVFLLQGWLLRHPQGALARRIYPHAFAGFHLDEWWCMLGRRLPRPPAPFALKWPQLRESSRD; via the coding sequence ATGCCCCAAACCCTGCTTGCCGCGTTGCCATACGCGATCGCGCTGGCCTGGTTGCTGCCCGCCCTGTGGCCGGGCCGCGCGCTGCCGCGCCACTGGCAGGCCGCCGAAATCGCCGCGCTGGCCGGCGGCCTGCTGCTGCTTCCTCTTATCTTTCTGCCCACGCCTGCGCCATGGTTCGCCGCCGCCTGGCTGATGCAGGCGCTGATCCAGCTGCTGGGCTGGATGGTGCTGCGCTACTCGCGCCGCTATATGCAAGGCGAGCCGGGCCAGGCGCGCTTCTTGCGCGCCATCGGCTGCTTGCTGGCGGCGGTGACGCTGGTGGTGCAAGCCAGCCACCTGTTGCTGATGGCGCTGGCCTGGATCGCCTGCAGCCTGGCCTTGCAGACGCTGCTCACCTTTTATCCCGGCCGCCCGGCGGCGCGCCTGGCCGCCCGCCGCGAATGGCGCGCCAGCCGGCTGGCCGAATGCTTGTTGCTGGGCGCGCTGTTGCTGTGGGCGCTGGCCGGCGGCAGCCTCAGCCTGCTGCCCGGCTCGCCGCAGGCGTTGGCCGACGGCGCGCAGGGCTACGCCGCGGCGGCCGGCCTGCTGCTGGCGGCGGCGGTGGCGATCAAGACCGCCCAGTTGCCCTTCCACGGTTGGCTGACCCAGGTGATGGAAGCGCCGACGCCGATTTCCGCGCTGCTGCACGCCGGGGTGGTCAATCTGGGCGGCATGGTGCTGATCAAGGCGGCGCCGCTGCTGCAAGCCGCGCCGCCGGCCAACCTCCTGCTGATGCTGTGGGGCGGGGCCAGCGCGCTGTTGTGCTGCGTGGTGATGCTGACGCGCATCAGCATCAAGCTGCGCTTGGCCTGGTCGACCTGCGCGCAAATGGGTTTCATGCTGCTGGAAATCGGCATGGGCTGGTATGCGCTGGCCTTGCTGCATCTGCTGGCCCACTCCTTCTACAAGGCCCACGCCTTCCTGCTGGCCGGCGAAACGGCGCGCGACAGCGCGGCGCGGCGCATGCTGGGCCAGGAAAGCGCCGACGGAGTCCTCCCGCATCTGGCCCGGGGCCTGATTGCGGCCGCGCTGCTGGCGGCTTCGCAATGGCTGTGGCAGCGCTGGATTCCCGCAGCCGCCTTGCCGCCGCTGTTCTGGCTGGCGATGGGCCTGGGCATGGGCGCGCTGCTGCGCGGCGGGGCCGGCTGGCTGGCGGCGCTGGCCTTGAGCCAGTCCTATCTGCTGCTGCACGCGCTGGCGGCGCGGATCCTGCCGCTGCATGGCCCGACGCCGCCGGAGTGGGCGCAAGCCTTGCTGGCCGCGCTGTTCCTGCTCGTCTTTTTGCTACAGGGTTGGCTGCTGCGCCATCCCCAAGGCGCGCTGGCGCGCCGGATCTATCCGCATGCCTTCGCCGGTTTCCACCTGGACGAATGGTGGTGCATGCTTGGCCGCCGCCTTCCGCGTCCGCCCGCGCCCTTCGCCCTGAAATGGCCTCAACTGCGGGAGAGCAGCCGTGATTGA
- a CDS encoding LysR family transcriptional regulator translates to MSRLNYHHLHYFWAVASEGHLTRAAERLHVSQSALSAQIRQLEEQLGQPLFLREGRKLQLTELGAVVMRYAEEIFALGNELLATAASGQGRGTLRIGSVATLSRNFQEWFLQPVLKEADVRLVLESGSLDELLQRLKAHELDVVLSNRPALGDDKQSWRCRTLARQPVVLVGPPRPEGRTFQFERDLPALPLLVPSRKSEIRLRFDLLCEELALQPAIRAEVDDMAMLRLLARDAGCVALLPAIVVRDELGKGLLQQYCVVPRVEETFYAITVQRQYLPPLLQDLLRMAADDQARSLAAP, encoded by the coding sequence ATGAGCCGGCTCAACTACCACCATCTGCACTATTTCTGGGCGGTTGCCAGCGAGGGCCACCTGACGCGCGCGGCCGAGAGGCTGCATGTCTCGCAATCGGCGCTGTCGGCGCAAATTCGCCAGCTGGAAGAGCAACTGGGCCAGCCGTTGTTCCTGCGCGAAGGCCGCAAGCTGCAGCTGACCGAGCTGGGCGCGGTGGTGATGCGCTATGCCGAGGAGATTTTCGCGCTGGGCAACGAGCTGTTGGCCACCGCCGCCTCCGGCCAAGGACGCGGCACCTTGCGCATAGGCAGCGTGGCCACGCTGTCGCGCAATTTCCAGGAATGGTTTTTGCAGCCGGTGCTGAAAGAAGCCGATGTACGGCTGGTGCTGGAGTCCGGCAGCCTGGACGAGCTGCTGCAGCGGCTCAAGGCGCACGAACTGGACGTGGTGCTGTCCAATCGCCCTGCCCTGGGCGACGACAAGCAATCCTGGCGCTGCCGCACGCTGGCGCGCCAGCCGGTGGTGCTGGTGGGGCCGCCGCGGCCGGAGGGGCGGACCTTCCAGTTCGAGCGCGATCTGCCGGCGCTGCCGCTGCTGGTGCCCAGCCGCAAGAGCGAGATCCGCCTGCGCTTCGACCTGCTGTGCGAGGAGCTGGCGCTGCAGCCGGCCATCCGCGCCGAAGTGGACGATATGGCCATGCTGCGCCTGCTGGCGCGCGACGCCGGCTGCGTGGCGCTGCTGCCGGCCATCGTGGTGCGCGACGAGCTAGGCAAGGGCTTGCTGCAACAATACTGCGTGGTGCCGCGCGTCGAGGAGACCTTCTACGCCATCACCGTGCAGCGGCAGTATCTGCCGCCGCTGCTGCAAGATCTGCTGCGCATGGCGGCAGACGATCAGGCACGGAGCCTGGCCGCGCCCTGA
- a CDS encoding TetR/AcrR family transcriptional regulator, with amino-acid sequence MGILGRLSFKDQAFKLREQAVLDATTRMLASKGFDLMTMDDVAGEAGISKPSLYKHFKSKDELATEVMIRLLDDAQDFLARQAPELSPLARLRDLLAWALRVRLEGGLPFLPSASPQVRAMLTRSLRYVSRAIKLHKTLQGIVEQAKRQGELRADMPTDVILYSYYSRTCDPAVEYLRVYGKYPDEDIVRHMLEVCFDGMSAGQRRADGDA; translated from the coding sequence ATGGGTATATTAGGCAGGCTCAGCTTCAAGGACCAGGCCTTCAAGCTGCGCGAGCAAGCCGTGCTGGACGCCACGACGCGGATGCTGGCGAGCAAGGGTTTCGACCTGATGACCATGGACGATGTGGCCGGCGAAGCGGGGATTTCCAAGCCCAGCCTGTACAAGCATTTCAAATCCAAGGATGAGCTGGCGACCGAGGTGATGATCCGCTTGCTGGACGATGCCCAGGATTTTCTGGCGCGGCAGGCGCCGGAGCTGAGCCCGCTCGCCCGCCTGCGCGATCTCTTGGCCTGGGCGCTGCGGGTGCGCCTCGAGGGCGGGCTGCCTTTCCTGCCTTCGGCCAGTCCGCAGGTGCGCGCCATGCTGACGCGCAGCCTGCGCTACGTCAGCCGGGCGATCAAGCTGCACAAAACGCTGCAGGGCATCGTCGAGCAGGCCAAGCGGCAGGGGGAGTTGCGGGCGGATATGCCGACCGACGTGATCCTGTACAGCTACTATTCCCGGACCTGCGATCCGGCGGTGGAGTATTTGCGGGTGTATGGGAAATACCCGGATGAAGACATCGTCAGGCATATGCTTGAGGTCTGTTTCGACGGCATGTCGGCTGGCCAGCGCCGCGCTGACGGAGACGCGTGA
- a CDS encoding NAD(P)/FAD-dependent oxidoreductase, producing the protein MVNASSPQRIAVIGSGIAGLATAHFLSRRHAVTLFEAADYLGGHTHTVDVTVDGRDFAVDTGFLVFNDRTYPNLIALFQELGIPSHPSDMSFSVSLGQGRLEWAGRNLDSVFVQRGNLLSPGFWGMLSDILRFNREAERNLRRAIEAPQSLGHLLDADGYGARFRRHYLLPMAAAIWSSPCRDILSFPAETFLRFCLNHGLLQLRDRPQWRTVPGGARQYVDKIAAGLADVRLSTPVLRASRVDGRLRLLTASSEETFDAAVFATHAPQTLGMLADAGELERRILSAVRYQANEAVLHTDAALLPRRQAAWSAWNFLADEPDDSRAVGVSYLLNQLQPLPVATPVVVTLNPPRPPDPAKVLGRFRYQHPLLDAAAIAAQKALPSIQGRHGCWFAGAWTGYGFHEDGLKSALRVAQAFGLAPAWARVER; encoded by the coding sequence ATGGTGAACGCCTCATCGCCACAACGCATCGCTGTGATAGGCAGCGGCATCGCCGGCCTTGCCACGGCCCACTTTCTCTCCCGGCGCCACGCGGTGACGCTGTTCGAAGCCGCCGACTATCTGGGCGGCCATACCCACACCGTCGATGTCACGGTCGACGGCCGCGACTTCGCCGTCGATACCGGCTTCCTGGTCTTCAACGATCGCACCTATCCCAATCTGATCGCCCTGTTCCAGGAGCTGGGCATCCCCAGCCATCCCAGCGACATGTCGTTCAGCGTCTCCCTGGGCCAGGGCCGGCTGGAATGGGCGGGACGCAATCTGGACAGCGTGTTCGTCCAGCGCGGCAATCTGCTGTCGCCCGGCTTCTGGGGCATGCTGTCCGACATCCTGCGCTTCAACCGCGAGGCGGAGCGCAATCTGCGCCGCGCGATCGAGGCCCCGCAAAGCCTGGGGCACCTGCTGGACGCGGACGGATACGGCGCGCGCTTTCGCCGCCACTATCTGCTGCCGATGGCGGCGGCGATCTGGTCCAGCCCCTGCCGCGACATCCTGTCCTTTCCGGCCGAGACTTTCCTGCGCTTCTGCCTGAACCATGGCCTGCTGCAGCTGCGCGACCGGCCGCAGTGGCGCACCGTGCCGGGCGGCGCCCGGCAATATGTCGATAAAATCGCCGCCGGCCTGGCCGATGTCCGGCTGTCGACCCCGGTGCTGCGCGCCAGCCGCGTCGACGGCCGCCTGCGCCTGCTCACCGCCAGCAGCGAGGAAACCTTCGACGCGGCCGTGTTCGCGACCCATGCGCCGCAAACCCTGGGCATGCTGGCCGACGCGGGCGAGCTGGAACGCAGGATATTGTCCGCGGTCCGCTACCAGGCAAACGAAGCCGTTTTGCACACCGACGCCGCGCTCTTGCCCCGGCGCCAAGCCGCCTGGTCGGCCTGGAACTTCCTGGCGGACGAGCCGGACGACAGCCGGGCGGTGGGCGTCAGCTATCTGCTCAACCAGCTGCAGCCGCTGCCTGTCGCCACGCCGGTGGTCGTGACTTTGAATCCGCCGCGTCCGCCCGATCCCGCCAAGGTGCTGGGCCGCTTCCGCTACCAACATCCTTTGCTCGACGCCGCCGCCATCGCCGCGCAAAAGGCCTTGCCCAGCATCCAGGGCCGCCACGGCTGCTGGTTCGCCGGCGCCTGGACCGGCTACGGCTTCCACGAGGACGGGCTGAAGTCCGCGCTGCGGGTGGCGCAGGCGTTTGGCCTGGCTCCGGCCTGGGCGAGGGTGGAAAGATGA